From Prosthecobacter sp., the proteins below share one genomic window:
- a CDS encoding c-type cytochrome domain-containing protein: MNLLRSILLLVLSLATSHAQTVDYTKQIAPLWDTYCIDCHSADDADGEFVLDTFAALMKGGKEGAAIVAGKGNESMLVKFLEGRSGRGGKNEFMPPGKREKLKPEEIALIKAWIDAGAKGPIIAEGKPMPKEVITPKIMPTVPPKRSIQAVAFSSKVQLIAVGRYGEVELLNPVTRAVIRKLTGIKGKANAVAFSPDGDAVYAAGGEAGIVGEVKRWKTSDGTLQQSFDGHLDAAYALAVSPDGKLIATGAYDQKIRLWDTATGKEVALLKGHNGAVNGLSFRPDGKVLASASADRTVKLWAIPTGQRLETLSQPTKEQTSVVFSADGKQLFAAGSDNRIRLWNISADAKEGTNKIVTSRFAHEGGILRLALSLDGKLLASTSTDKSLKLWSTADLTEKLPLEKQPDWSSALAFTDKAQLVAGRIDGTLSVYESTTGKTVMAPAPAKPAVAKKAAAKAAMAAKPTITTITPRGLHNGMEQQLVITGKELANATVQFADARLKPAVDAAASSPTKLVFKVKVPADLPRGGYEVSARTAQGETAKVKLFADDIAPTTSTAADFKAAPVVVANLPASLWGTLTEIGQHDAYRFTAKAGEELVLDLAVAQIGSTAKSPTLEIMDTNRTVLAVNRGLDSGSDPFLAWKAPADGDYIVLVSNTTMDGSADHAYRLTIGALPYVTAWSPLAAQVGKDTKVTLIGHHLGDKASVMMKADKEGLMNVPLDAKTLRFRSMPVLRASARMHVDGTTTHEVTAPVTVNGVLGRKTSFPTRSPEFPNELENSFYFTAKKGQTWIIETLAAQAGSPADTKLDILHADGQPVPRVMLQAVRDSYNNFRSVDANNPDIRLQNWEEMELNEFVYFNGDVMKIVRMPRGPDGGCFFYINGGKRRAYFDTSATSHSLDEPCYVVEPRPIGSQIVPNGLPVFTLNYANDDSDDRKLGSDSRLTFTAPADGRYIVKVTDTRGWNGERFVYALTIREPKPDFTVKLAGANPTVMPGASIGFSFRADRVDDFDDPIQIDITGLPQGYFASSPLLIEAGHDLISGSLHAAPDAKADANWSQLKITAKGKGITHDAGTFGKVTLGAVPKFIIVMEPDNGGKAVMREIKDETKPLEITLVPGQTVKAWIRAVRQGNDGLINLDVHGLPHGVIVDDIGLNGVQIREKENERPIFFRAANWVQDQDKLVHAALSSARNEHDSAGLQTCFPMLLKIRKVAGVAVK; this comes from the coding sequence ATGAACCTCCTGCGTTCCATCCTCCTTCTCGTGCTGTCTCTCGCCACCTCCCACGCCCAAACCGTGGACTACACGAAGCAGATCGCCCCGCTGTGGGACACCTACTGCATCGACTGCCATAGCGCCGACGACGCGGATGGCGAATTCGTCTTGGACACCTTCGCGGCGCTAATGAAAGGCGGGAAGGAAGGCGCCGCCATCGTCGCGGGCAAAGGCAACGAGAGCATGCTGGTGAAATTCCTCGAAGGCCGCTCAGGACGCGGTGGAAAGAATGAATTCATGCCGCCGGGGAAGCGCGAGAAGCTCAAGCCGGAGGAAATCGCACTGATCAAAGCGTGGATCGATGCAGGCGCGAAAGGTCCAATCATCGCGGAAGGCAAACCGATGCCGAAGGAGGTCATCACGCCGAAAATCATGCCAACGGTGCCGCCGAAGCGTTCGATTCAGGCGGTGGCTTTCTCGTCGAAGGTGCAGCTCATCGCGGTGGGACGTTATGGCGAGGTTGAGCTGCTCAATCCGGTCACGCGGGCGGTGATTCGCAAGCTCACCGGCATCAAGGGCAAGGCCAACGCGGTCGCGTTTTCGCCGGATGGCGACGCCGTGTATGCCGCAGGCGGCGAAGCGGGCATCGTGGGCGAGGTGAAGCGCTGGAAGACGAGCGACGGCACCTTGCAGCAGTCGTTTGATGGACATCTCGATGCCGCGTATGCGCTCGCGGTTTCGCCGGATGGCAAATTGATCGCAACAGGAGCCTACGATCAAAAAATCCGCCTCTGGGACACGGCGACGGGCAAGGAAGTCGCGCTGCTCAAAGGCCACAACGGCGCGGTGAACGGCCTCTCGTTCCGCCCCGATGGCAAGGTGCTCGCCAGCGCCAGCGCGGACCGCACGGTGAAGCTGTGGGCCATTCCGACCGGTCAGCGGCTCGAAACGCTCTCGCAGCCGACGAAGGAGCAAACCAGCGTTGTTTTCAGCGCCGATGGCAAACAGCTCTTCGCCGCCGGTTCCGACAATCGCATCCGCCTTTGGAACATCAGCGCCGATGCCAAGGAAGGTACGAACAAGATCGTCACCAGCCGTTTTGCACATGAAGGTGGCATCTTGCGGCTCGCGCTGTCCCTCGACGGCAAACTGCTCGCCTCCACCTCGACCGACAAGTCGCTCAAGCTCTGGAGCACGGCCGATCTCACCGAAAAACTCCCGCTCGAAAAACAGCCGGACTGGTCCTCGGCCCTCGCCTTCACCGACAAAGCGCAACTCGTCGCCGGCCGCATCGACGGCACTCTCAGCGTCTATGAATCCACCACCGGCAAGACCGTGATGGCTCCCGCGCCTGCCAAGCCCGCAGTCGCGAAAAAAGCCGCCGCCAAAGCCGCGATGGCAGCCAAACCAACCATCACAACCATCACGCCACGCGGTTTGCACAACGGCATGGAGCAGCAGTTGGTCATCACGGGCAAAGAACTCGCGAACGCCACGGTGCAGTTCGCCGATGCACGTCTCAAACCTGCCGTCGATGCCGCCGCCAGTTCGCCGACGAAGCTCGTGTTCAAAGTCAAAGTGCCCGCTGACCTCCCGCGTGGCGGTTATGAAGTCTCCGCCCGCACCGCTCAGGGCGAGACGGCGAAAGTGAAACTCTTTGCCGATGACATCGCTCCCACGACCTCCACCGCCGCTGATTTCAAAGCCGCGCCGGTCGTTGTCGCCAACCTGCCCGCGAGTCTGTGGGGCACGCTCACGGAGATCGGCCAGCACGACGCGTATCGTTTCACCGCGAAGGCAGGCGAGGAACTCGTGCTCGATCTGGCCGTGGCGCAGATCGGCAGCACGGCGAAATCCCCCACGCTGGAGATCATGGACACGAACCGCACCGTGCTCGCCGTGAATCGCGGCCTCGACAGCGGCAGCGATCCTTTCCTCGCCTGGAAAGCGCCTGCCGATGGCGACTACATCGTGCTCGTGAGCAACACCACGATGGATGGCAGCGCCGATCATGCGTATCGCCTCACCATTGGCGCACTGCCATATGTCACCGCGTGGTCACCGCTCGCCGCGCAGGTCGGTAAGGACACGAAAGTCACGCTCATCGGCCATCACCTCGGCGACAAAGCCAGCGTGATGATGAAGGCCGACAAAGAAGGCCTGATGAACGTGCCGCTCGATGCGAAGACGCTGCGCTTCCGCTCGATGCCGGTGCTGCGTGCGAGTGCTCGCATGCATGTCGATGGCACAACCACGCATGAGGTGACCGCTCCCGTGACGGTGAATGGCGTGCTTGGACGTAAAACGAGTTTTCCAACTCGTTCTCCGGAGTTCCCGAACGAGTTGGAAAACTCGTTCTACTTCACCGCTAAAAAAGGCCAGACGTGGATCATCGAGACGCTCGCCGCCCAAGCCGGTTCTCCTGCCGACACAAAGCTCGACATCCTCCACGCTGACGGCCAGCCGGTGCCGCGCGTGATGCTCCAGGCCGTGCGCGACAGCTACAACAACTTCCGCAGCGTCGATGCCAACAACCCGGACATCCGCCTGCAAAATTGGGAGGAGATGGAGCTCAACGAGTTCGTCTATTTCAATGGCGACGTGATGAAGATCGTGCGCATGCCGCGTGGGCCGGATGGCGGCTGCTTCTTCTACATCAACGGCGGCAAACGCCGCGCCTACTTCGACACCAGCGCCACCTCCCACTCGCTCGACGAACCCTGCTACGTCGTCGAGCCACGCCCCATCGGCAGCCAAATCGTGCCGAACGGACTGCCCGTCTTCACGCTCAACTACGCCAACGACGACAGCGACGACCGCAAGCTCGGCAGCGATTCGCGCCTCACCTTCACCGCGCCTGCTGATGGCCGTTACATCGTCAAAGTCACCGACACACGCGGATGGAACGGCGAGCGCTTCGTCTATGCCCTCACCATCCGCGAGCCGAAGCCCGACTTCACCGTCAAACTCGCTGGCGCGAACCCCACCGTCATGCCCGGAGCCTCCATCGGCTTCTCCTTCCGCGCGGATCGTGTCGATGATTTCGACGATCCCATCCAGATCGACATCACCGGCCTGCCGCAGGGTTATTTCGCCTCCTCGCCGCTCCTCATCGAAGCCGGGCACGATTTGATCAGCGGATCACTCCACGCCGCGCCCGATGCCAAAGCGGATGCCAATTGGAGCCAGCTCAAGATCACCGCGAAGGGCAAAGGCATCACGCACGACGCCGGAACTTTCGGCAAAGTCACGCTCGGTGCTGTGCCGAAGTTCATCATCGTCATGGAGCCCGACAACGGCGGCAAAGCCGTCATGCGCGAGATCAAAGACGAAACCAAGCCCCTCGAAATCACCCTCGTCCCCGGCCAGACCGTGAAGGCCTGGATTCGCGCCGTGCGCCAGGGCAACGACGGCCTCATCAACCTCGACGTGCATGGCCTGCCACACGGCGTCATCGTCGATGACATCGGCCTCAACGGCGTGCAAATCCGCGAGAAAGAAAACGAACGCCCCATCTTCTTCCGCGCCGCCAACTGGGTCCAGGATCAGGACAAACTCGTCCACGCCGCCCTCAGCTCCGCGAGGAATGAGCACGACAGCGCTGGCTTGCAGACGTGCTTTCCGATGTTGCTGAAGATTCGGAAGGTGGCGGGCGTGGCGGTGAAGTGA
- a CDS encoding addiction module protein, whose translation MNPADVRKLQALPVSEKLLMVEVLWQSIGDANDELEVSEAEKRELDSRWARFERDPSRALTLEQFDALVKAKRG comes from the coding sequence ATGAATCCAGCAGATGTCCGCAAATTGCAGGCGCTTCCCGTGAGCGAGAAGCTGCTCATGGTTGAAGTGCTCTGGCAGTCGATTGGTGATGCCAATGATGAGTTGGAAGTCAGTGAAGCAGAAAAGCGGGAACTCGACTCTCGTTGGGCGCGATTTGAACGTGACCCTTCGCGAGCACTGACGCTGGAACAATTCGATGCCTTGGTGAAAGCTAAACGCGGATGA
- a CDS encoding DUF1549 domain-containing protein, whose product MATLASSLHAAEAPSFRNTIQPILTRYGCAMGACHGAAAGQGGFRLSLRGFDDEGDWISITRSANGRRLTMEDPARSLILLKTVKAVPHKGDKRFEVNSPEYKAISDWIAAGAPGPKADDPRIVSLEVSHPHLVTQAGKTVQLKVTAKFSDGRSEDVTRWTKYNATNASVATVDDTGLIKTTGSGEGSVSAWYLSRLALATITIPNASNVDPAAFAALKPRNFIDELTLKKLRELNIPPSVRAEDHEFLRRAFLDTIGVLPTLDETRTFLADKTADKRDRLIDSLLQRPEFVDYWSHRWSDLLLVNGDKLMPEAMWSYYNWIRRHVAANTPWDAMVRDLLTATGSTLEHGGVNFFVLNDEPTKCAETVSIAFLGTSIGCAKCHNHPMEKWTNEQYYGFANLFARVRTKNGTRADERVLFSDTQGDLVAPLTGKPPPPRPLDVTTPISMTSTEDRRIVLANWLTGADNKLFQRAIVNRVWANFFGAGLVEAVDDLRVTNAASNEELFATACAHLVQHKFDLKALMRTILQSETYQRSSITLPENITDLRYGSHYVPRRLKAEILLDTISQVTAAPTTFKIDKRNANKGTSESYPMGFRALQLPDSNIASYFLKSFGRADRVATCECERTNEPSMAQALHIANGETLNLKLSQKDNRLDALLASKQPDAKIIEEAYLVTLTRQPTDREIAKATQLLATAKPEDRRTTLEDIFWSLMGSKEFLFNH is encoded by the coding sequence TTGGCAACGCTTGCTTCGTCCCTTCACGCCGCCGAAGCCCCGTCCTTCCGCAACACCATCCAGCCCATCCTCACACGCTACGGTTGCGCGATGGGCGCGTGTCACGGCGCAGCCGCAGGTCAGGGCGGCTTTCGCCTTTCGCTGCGTGGATTCGATGACGAGGGCGATTGGATCTCGATCACGCGCAGCGCGAATGGTCGCCGCCTCACGATGGAAGATCCGGCGCGCAGTTTGATTTTGCTGAAGACCGTCAAAGCAGTGCCACACAAAGGTGACAAGCGCTTTGAAGTGAACTCACCGGAATACAAAGCCATATCCGACTGGATCGCCGCCGGTGCGCCGGGGCCAAAGGCGGATGATCCGCGCATCGTTTCGCTCGAAGTCTCGCACCCGCATCTCGTCACGCAGGCGGGCAAAACGGTGCAGCTCAAGGTCACGGCGAAGTTTAGCGACGGCCGCAGCGAGGACGTCACGCGCTGGACCAAATACAACGCCACCAACGCCAGCGTGGCCACGGTGGATGACACCGGCCTCATCAAAACCACCGGCAGTGGCGAAGGCAGCGTCAGCGCGTGGTATCTGAGCCGCCTCGCGCTCGCCACCATCACGATTCCGAACGCCAGCAACGTCGATCCCGCCGCCTTCGCCGCGCTGAAGCCACGCAACTTCATCGACGAACTCACGCTGAAAAAACTGCGCGAGCTGAACATCCCGCCGTCCGTCCGCGCCGAGGATCACGAGTTCCTGCGCCGCGCGTTTCTCGACACCATCGGCGTGTTGCCCACGCTCGATGAAACCCGCACCTTTCTCGCCGACAAGACCGCTGACAAACGTGACCGCCTCATCGACTCGCTGCTCCAGCGGCCTGAGTTCGTCGATTATTGGTCGCATCGCTGGAGCGATCTGTTGCTCGTCAATGGCGACAAACTCATGCCCGAGGCGATGTGGTCGTATTACAACTGGATCCGCCGTCACGTCGCCGCGAACACACCTTGGGACGCCATGGTGCGCGATCTCCTCACCGCCACCGGCAGCACGCTGGAGCATGGCGGCGTGAACTTTTTCGTCCTCAACGACGAACCCACCAAGTGCGCCGAAACCGTCAGCATCGCCTTCCTCGGCACCTCCATCGGCTGCGCGAAATGCCACAACCACCCGATGGAGAAATGGACCAACGAGCAGTATTACGGCTTCGCCAATCTGTTCGCCCGCGTCCGCACCAAGAACGGCACGCGGGCCGATGAGCGCGTGCTGTTCTCTGACACGCAGGGCGATCTCGTCGCCCCGCTCACCGGCAAACCGCCGCCGCCGCGTCCGCTCGATGTCACCACGCCCATCTCGATGACCTCCACCGAGGACCGCCGCATCGTGCTCGCCAATTGGCTCACCGGTGCCGACAACAAACTGTTCCAGCGCGCCATCGTGAATCGCGTGTGGGCCAATTTCTTCGGCGCCGGCCTCGTCGAAGCCGTCGATGACCTCCGCGTCACCAACGCCGCCAGCAACGAAGAACTGTTCGCCACCGCCTGCGCGCATCTCGTGCAGCACAAATTCGATTTGAAGGCCCTCATGCGCACCATTCTGCAAAGCGAGACCTACCAGCGCAGCAGCATCACGTTGCCCGAAAACATCACCGACCTCCGCTACGGCTCGCACTACGTCCCGCGTCGCCTCAAAGCCGAAATCCTCCTCGACACCATCTCGCAGGTCACCGCCGCGCCCACGACCTTCAAGATCGACAAACGCAACGCCAACAAAGGCACCAGCGAAAGCTACCCCATGGGCTTCCGCGCCCTGCAACTGCCCGACAGCAACATCGCCAGCTACTTCCTCAAGAGTTTCGGCCGCGCCGACCGCGTCGCCACCTGCGAATGCGAGCGCACCAACGAACCCAGCATGGCCCAGGCCCTCCACATCGCGAATGGCGAGACCCTGAACCTGAAACTCTCGCAGAAAGACAACCGCCTCGATGCCCTCCTCGCCAGCAAGCAACCCGACGCCAAAATCATCGAAGAAGCCTATCTTGTGACGCTGACTCGCCAGCCCACTGACCGTGAAATCGCGAAAGCCACCCAACTCCTCGCCACCGCCAAACCCGAAGACCGCCGCACCACGCTGGAAGACATCTTCTGGAGCCTGATGGGATCGAAGGAATTTTTGTTTAATCACTGA
- a CDS encoding DUF1501 domain-containing protein produces MFKFTDKGSVTTCDGVTRRDFLSAGTLSAIGLTMPGFAKLKAEGKVDPKKSNKACIMIFNLGAPSQQDLWDMKPDAPSEIRGPFKPIRTKSNAFEISEILPLHAKIADKFSLVRSCYHTAAAVHDTGHQMMQTGRLFTGGVNTPHVGSALEFLQGRRSDLPAHIILPETMGPTGGNMPHGQDAGFLGKAYDPFVLNANPSEKDFKVPDLLPPKEISEVRMERRREMRELVDSSVRNFEYSEQAKLMDSNFESAYRIMTSTQAREAFDLTKEPLKVRERYGLNRFGQSCLLARRLVERGVRFVTVNTFITVFGEITWDIHGSKPFTSIEGMRDIVAPMYDQGYSALIEDLFQRGMLDDTMVTCLAEFGRTPKINPAGGRDHWPNCWTVNFAGGGVKGGEVIGKSDDIGGYPTERPVAPKEIVATIYQALGVDLHTELPGPQGRPYPVVDFGTQAIKELFA; encoded by the coding sequence ATGTTCAAATTCACTGACAAAGGCTCCGTCACCACCTGCGATGGTGTAACACGTCGCGATTTCCTCTCCGCTGGGACTCTCAGCGCGATTGGCCTCACCATGCCTGGTTTCGCCAAATTGAAGGCGGAGGGAAAGGTGGACCCCAAGAAGAGCAACAAGGCCTGCATCATGATCTTCAATCTCGGTGCGCCGAGCCAGCAGGATCTGTGGGACATGAAGCCGGATGCGCCGAGCGAGATCCGTGGCCCCTTCAAACCCATCCGCACGAAGAGCAACGCCTTCGAGATCTCCGAGATCCTGCCGCTGCACGCGAAGATCGCGGACAAATTCAGCCTCGTGCGCTCCTGCTACCACACCGCCGCCGCCGTGCATGACACGGGGCATCAGATGATGCAGACGGGCCGTCTCTTCACCGGTGGTGTGAACACGCCGCACGTCGGCAGTGCGCTGGAGTTTCTCCAAGGCCGCCGCAGCGATCTGCCCGCGCACATCATCCTCCCGGAGACGATGGGACCCACCGGCGGCAACATGCCGCATGGCCAGGACGCGGGTTTCCTCGGCAAAGCGTATGATCCCTTCGTCCTGAACGCGAATCCGTCGGAGAAGGACTTCAAGGTGCCCGATCTGCTCCCACCGAAAGAAATCAGCGAAGTGCGAATGGAACGCCGTCGTGAAATGCGCGAACTGGTGGACAGCAGCGTGCGGAATTTCGAATACAGCGAGCAGGCGAAGCTCATGGACAGCAATTTCGAGTCCGCCTACCGCATCATGACCAGCACGCAAGCCCGCGAGGCCTTCGATCTGACGAAGGAGCCGCTCAAGGTGCGCGAGCGCTACGGTTTGAACCGCTTCGGCCAGAGCTGCCTCCTCGCCCGCCGACTCGTCGAGCGTGGTGTGCGCTTTGTGACCGTGAACACCTTCATCACCGTGTTTGGCGAGATCACCTGGGACATCCACGGCTCCAAACCCTTCACCAGCATCGAAGGCATGAGAGACATCGTCGCGCCGATGTATGACCAGGGCTACAGCGCCCTCATCGAGGATCTGTTCCAGCGCGGCATGTTGGATGACACCATGGTCACCTGCCTCGCCGAATTCGGCCGCACGCCAAAGATCAATCCCGCCGGTGGTCGAGACCACTGGCCGAACTGCTGGACCGTGAACTTCGCCGGCGGCGGCGTCAAAGGCGGCGAAGTCATCGGCAAGTCCGACGATATCGGCGGCTACCCCACCGAGCGCCCCGTCGCGCCGAAGGAAATCGTTGCCACCATCTACCAAGCCCTCGGCGTCGATCTCCACACCGAACTCCCCGGCCCGCAGGGCAGACCGTATCCCGTCGTCGATTTCGGCACGCAGGCGATCAAGGAGCTGTTTGCGTAG
- the ychF gene encoding redox-regulated ATPase YchF — protein sequence MLRAGIVGLPNVGKSTLFNAVTRTRKAEAANYPFCTIEPNTGVVTVPDERLAVLSKISGSSKLVPAAIEFVDIAGLVKGASQGEGLGNKFLSHIREVDAIVHVVRCFEDGDITHVSGTIDPVRDIEVINTELILADMDAIQRRKDKSEKKARSGDKEARAEIALCDRLIPHFDAGKPAVTLECSDDELKMLKSFFLLSSKPCIFACNVAESELAAATNDPDGHRFVGKVREYVKHAHEASAVVVSAAIESELTDLSPEDAKAYLADIGVDDSGVSLFIKGVYALLGLQTYLTTGEKETRAWTIVKGMKAPQAAGVIHTDFERGFIAAEVVHYNDLVELGSNAKAKEKGKWRIEGKEYVMRDGDVVEFRFNV from the coding sequence ATGCTCAGAGCCGGTATCGTTGGCCTTCCAAACGTTGGCAAATCCACCCTTTTTAACGCAGTCACCCGCACCCGCAAGGCGGAGGCTGCCAACTATCCCTTCTGCACCATCGAGCCGAACACCGGCGTCGTCACCGTGCCGGATGAACGTCTCGCCGTTCTTTCGAAGATCTCCGGCTCCTCGAAGCTCGTCCCCGCTGCGATTGAATTCGTGGACATTGCCGGTCTCGTGAAAGGCGCGAGCCAGGGCGAGGGCCTTGGCAACAAATTTCTCAGCCACATCCGTGAAGTGGACGCCATCGTGCATGTCGTGCGCTGCTTTGAAGATGGCGACATCACCCACGTCAGCGGCACCATTGATCCCGTGCGTGACATCGAGGTCATCAACACCGAGCTGATTCTTGCTGACATGGACGCCATCCAGCGCCGCAAGGACAAGAGCGAAAAGAAGGCCCGCAGCGGCGACAAAGAGGCCAGGGCAGAGATTGCGCTGTGCGATCGCCTGATCCCACATTTCGATGCCGGCAAACCTGCCGTCACGCTCGAATGCAGTGATGACGAACTGAAGATGCTCAAAAGCTTCTTCCTCCTCAGTTCCAAGCCCTGCATCTTTGCCTGCAACGTCGCCGAATCCGAACTCGCCGCAGCCACCAACGACCCCGACGGGCATCGTTTCGTCGGCAAGGTGCGTGAGTATGTGAAGCACGCCCACGAAGCCAGTGCCGTCGTTGTCAGCGCCGCCATCGAGAGTGAACTGACCGATCTCTCACCTGAAGATGCCAAAGCCTACCTCGCGGACATCGGTGTCGATGACAGCGGTGTCTCGCTCTTCATCAAAGGCGTCTATGCCCTCCTCGGCCTCCAGACTTACCTGACCACGGGCGAGAAGGAAACCCGCGCTTGGACCATTGTGAAGGGTATGAAAGCTCCGCAGGCTGCGGGCGTCATTCACACCGACTTCGAGCGCGGCTTCATCGCCGCCGAAGTGGTGCATTACAACGATCTCGTCGAACTTGGCTCCAACGCCAAGGCCAAGGAAAAGGGCAAATGGCGCATTGAAGGCAAAGAATACGTCATGCGTGACGGCGACGTGGTGGAGTTCCGCTTCAACGTGTGA
- the tgt gene encoding tRNA guanosine(34) transglycosylase Tgt has translation MSFELLTTDSSSLARRGRLTTPHGVVETPVFMPVGTQGTVKAMHPDELRALNSQIILGNTYHLFVRPGMEIMKEAGGLHAFANWDRPILTDSGGFQVFSLAKLRKIKEEGCHFQNHLDGTPMFIGPETSMEIQATLGSDIAMLFDECTPYPCEAKEAEKSLDLTLRWAKRCRAWIDENRPQTGGGAQQHFGIVQGSVYEDLRKKSAQELVAMGFDGYAIGGLSVGEPEEDMMRIAEWVTPLLPANQARYAMGLGTPPQVIELIARGIDMFDCVLPTRLARNGTAFTHEGLMNLRNACYAKDFRDLAEDTHPLCQGFSRAYIRHLVQAQEILGLRLISLHNLHFYASLTSRARQAIEQGCFAEFRAEVVAKYKPNTAASES, from the coding sequence ATGTCTTTTGAACTTCTCACCACTGATTCATCGTCTCTCGCCCGTCGCGGGCGGCTGACGACGCCGCATGGCGTGGTGGAGACGCCGGTGTTCATGCCGGTGGGCACTCAGGGCACGGTGAAGGCCATGCATCCGGATGAATTGCGGGCGCTGAACTCGCAGATCATTCTCGGCAATACGTACCACCTGTTTGTGCGGCCGGGGATGGAGATCATGAAAGAGGCGGGAGGGCTGCATGCCTTCGCGAACTGGGACCGGCCCATTTTGACCGACAGCGGCGGCTTCCAAGTCTTCTCGCTGGCGAAACTGCGCAAAATCAAAGAGGAGGGCTGCCACTTCCAAAACCACCTCGACGGCACGCCGATGTTCATCGGACCGGAAACATCGATGGAGATCCAGGCGACGCTTGGATCGGACATCGCGATGCTGTTTGATGAATGCACGCCCTACCCCTGCGAGGCCAAAGAAGCTGAGAAGAGCCTCGATTTGACCCTACGCTGGGCAAAACGCTGCCGGGCGTGGATTGACGAAAACAGGCCGCAGACCGGCGGCGGGGCGCAGCAGCACTTCGGCATCGTGCAGGGCAGTGTGTATGAGGATTTGCGCAAAAAATCGGCCCAGGAGCTCGTGGCGATGGGTTTTGACGGCTACGCCATCGGCGGGCTGAGCGTCGGAGAGCCTGAAGAGGACATGATGCGCATCGCCGAGTGGGTGACACCGCTGCTTCCCGCGAATCAGGCCCGCTACGCGATGGGACTGGGCACGCCGCCGCAGGTGATCGAGCTGATCGCCCGCGGAATCGACATGTTTGACTGCGTGCTGCCCACCCGGCTGGCCCGGAACGGCACGGCTTTCACGCATGAGGGCCTGATGAACCTGCGAAACGCCTGCTACGCGAAGGATTTCCGCGACCTCGCCGAGGACACGCACCCGCTCTGCCAGGGCTTTTCACGGGCCTACATCCGGCATCTCGTTCAGGCTCAGGAGATTCTGGGTTTGCGGTTGATTTCTCTGCATAACCTGCATTTCTACGCGTCCCTCACGTCCAGGGCACGTCAAGCGATCGAACAGGGTTGTTTCGCCGAGTTCCGGGCTGAGGTCGTCGCGAAATACAAGCCCAACACCGCAGCCTCCGAATCATGA
- the yajC gene encoding preprotein translocase subunit YajC, translating into MINISLENSLLLAQAAPAGGQGGILGSPMMLPILMIVVMYFVIFRPQQKRMKEHRLLIAGVKVGDHVIMEGGEHGIITSVKDRTAMVKIADNVKVEYERSKIAAVTKKSEVVEATEA; encoded by the coding sequence ATGATCAACATATCCCTCGAAAACTCCCTCCTTCTGGCCCAAGCCGCACCCGCCGGAGGCCAGGGTGGCATCCTTGGCAGCCCCATGATGCTGCCCATCCTCATGATCGTGGTGATGTATTTCGTCATCTTCCGCCCGCAGCAGAAGCGCATGAAGGAGCACCGGCTGCTCATCGCTGGCGTGAAAGTGGGCGACCATGTCATCATGGAAGGCGGCGAGCACGGCATCATCACCAGCGTCAAGGACCGCACCGCCATGGTCAAGATCGCGGACAACGTCAAAGTCGAGTACGAGCGCTCCAAGATCGCCGCTGTGACGAAAAAATCCGAGGTCGTCGAAGCCACCGAGGCTTGA